One genomic segment of Pseudorasbora parva isolate DD20220531a chromosome 6, ASM2467924v1, whole genome shotgun sequence includes these proteins:
- the LOC137078980 gene encoding serine/threonine-protein kinase pim-1-like, whose amino-acid sequence MALQDSSDPPEDPQPGWSVHDRDPAASTKTPDVGPYGLVLTGLQDPADPLPGPSGPKPRSPKCTGASKRRRVGDQNWFRTTSSPGPSTLPFSEVYEVGEEIGEGGFGTVYEGILKCTREQVAIKMITKRDLDNQYILIPGCPEPLFAEVALNLLLNQPPVSPYIVHMLDWFEEKDRYILILEHPQPCKDLQRFVISNILRMNESMASDLIYQAVLGAKHCFDRGVFHRDIKLNNFLINTTTNQVKLIDFGCGDLIKSSYFGDFKGACRPPEYYIALKYEAGPTTVWSLGIMMCRMLCRRQPFDNLEEMMHGMLTFNSRISKECQDLINRCLTCDPTKRATIEEILQHEWFQRGRMSRVLQESGSVP is encoded by the exons ATGGCTCTGCAGGATTCAAGTGATCCTCCAGAAGATCCACAGCCTGGTTGGTCCGTCCATGATCGAGATCCAGCTGCTTCGACGAAAACCCCTGACGTAGGACCATATGGCCTTGTGCTAACAGGTCTGCAGGATCCAGCTGATCCTCTTCCAGGACCATCTGGCCCTAAGCCAAGATCTCCAAAATGTACAGGTGCTTCCAAGCGAAGACGTGTTGGAGATCAAAATTGGTTTAGAACAACCTCTTCCCCGGGCCCATCTACCC TTCCATTTTCTGAGGTTTATGAAGTGGGAGAGGAGATTGGAGAAGGAGGCTTCGGCACAGTCTATGAGGGGATTTTGAAATGTACACGCGAGCAG GTCGCCATTAAAATGATTACTAAGAGGGATTTAGACAACCAGTATATTTTAATT CCTGGGTGTCCTGAGCCACTGTTTGCAGAAGTGGCTCTAAACCTGCTGTTGAATCAGCCTCCGGTAAGCCCCTACATTGTGCACATGCTGGACTGGTTTGAAGAGAAAGATCGGTACATACTCATCCTAGAGCATCCGCAGCCCTGCAAGGACCTGCAGAGATTCGTTATTAGCAACATACTGCGAATGAATGAGTCGATGGCAAGTGACCTGATATACCAAGCAGTGCTCGGAGCAAAACACTGCTTTGACAGGGGCGTCTTCCACCGGGACATTAAGTTAAATAACTTTCTGATCAACACAACGACAAACCAAGTCAAATTGATCGACTTTGGCTGCGGTGACCTCATCAAAAGTTCTTACTTCGGCGATTTTAAAG GAGCATGTCGCCCACCTGAGTACTACATCGCCTTAAAATATGAGGCAGGGCCAACAACAGTCTGGTCTCTGGGCATTATGATGTGCAGAATGTTATGCAGACGCCAGCCTTTCGATAATTTAGAAGAAATGATGCATGGCATGCTGACGTTTAACTCCAGAATATCCAAAG AATGCCAGGATTTGATAAACCGGTGCCTGACTTGTGATCCGACCAAGAGAGCAACTATAGAGGAGATCTTACAGCATGAATGGTTTCAGCGGGGACGAATGTCACGAGTATTACAGGAGTCAGGTAGTGTACCTTAG